From a region of the Mycobacteroides saopaulense genome:
- the tatB gene encoding Sec-independent protein translocase protein TatB, with the protein MFGSVGWGELLVLLVVGLVVLGPERLPGAIRWTTESLRKVRDYASGATASLREELGPEFDDVRKPLAELQKLRGMTPRAVITKHLLDGDDSVLDSLTRPLDDVKKAVTEPVTSPVANPELTKPAEPGPTRYDADAT; encoded by the coding sequence ATGTTCGGCAGTGTCGGCTGGGGCGAGCTGTTAGTCCTGTTGGTGGTGGGGCTGGTGGTCTTGGGGCCGGAGCGGCTTCCCGGGGCGATTCGGTGGACCACCGAGTCCCTGCGCAAGGTCCGCGATTACGCCAGCGGCGCGACGGCCTCCCTGCGGGAAGAGCTGGGGCCGGAATTCGACGATGTGCGCAAGCCGCTTGCCGAGCTGCAGAAGCTGCGCGGTATGACTCCTCGCGCCGTCATCACCAAACATCTTCTGGACGGCGATGATTCGGTGCTCGATTCATTGACCAGGCCGCTGGACGACGTGAAGAAGGCGGTCACCGAGCCGGTGACTTCGCCGGTCGCCAATCCTGAGCTCACCAAGCCGGCGGAGCCCGGTCCGACGCGTTACGACGCCGACGCGACCTGA
- a CDS encoding Mrp/NBP35 family ATP-binding protein — MTSELTTAVRSALAGVIDPELRRPITELGMVKDITFDDAHNVEIGIYLTTSGCPKKAEIAERVTQAAADVDGVGTVRVQLDVMNDEQRTELRKQLRGDSPEPVIPFAQPGSLTRVYAVASGKGGVGKSSVTVNLAAAMAAKGLSVGLLDADIYGHSVPRMMGTSDRPTQVERMILPPVAHDVKVISIAQFTQGNTPVVWRGPMLHRALQQFLADVFWGDLDVLLLDLPPGTGDVAISVAQLIPGAEILVVTTPQQAAAEVAERAGAIATQTRQRIVGVVENMSWLVLPDGTRMEVFGSGGGDTVAESLTRVVGTKVPLLGQIPLDPAVREGGDDGLPIVLSQPDSAAGQTLRAVADKLSTRSRGLAGMSLNIDTARRN, encoded by the coding sequence GTGACATCCGAGCTCACCACGGCCGTGCGCAGCGCACTCGCCGGGGTAATCGACCCCGAACTTCGCCGTCCCATCACCGAATTGGGGATGGTCAAGGACATCACGTTCGACGACGCCCACAACGTCGAGATCGGGATCTACCTCACCACCTCCGGGTGTCCGAAGAAGGCTGAGATCGCCGAGCGGGTAACGCAGGCCGCCGCCGATGTCGACGGCGTGGGCACCGTGCGGGTGCAGCTCGACGTCATGAACGACGAGCAGCGCACCGAGCTGCGCAAGCAGTTGCGCGGCGACAGCCCCGAACCGGTCATCCCCTTCGCCCAGCCCGGCTCACTCACTCGTGTGTACGCAGTCGCATCGGGTAAGGGCGGCGTCGGAAAATCAAGCGTCACAGTCAACCTCGCGGCCGCGATGGCGGCGAAGGGACTCTCGGTCGGGCTGCTGGACGCCGATATCTACGGCCATTCGGTACCACGCATGATGGGTACCTCGGATCGCCCCACCCAGGTGGAGCGGATGATCCTGCCCCCGGTGGCCCATGACGTGAAGGTCATCTCGATCGCCCAGTTCACCCAGGGCAACACCCCGGTGGTGTGGCGCGGGCCGATGCTGCACCGTGCCCTGCAGCAGTTCCTGGCCGACGTGTTCTGGGGCGATTTGGACGTGCTGCTGCTGGACCTGCCGCCCGGCACCGGTGACGTCGCGATCTCGGTGGCCCAGCTCATCCCGGGTGCCGAGATTCTGGTGGTCACCACACCGCAGCAGGCCGCGGCCGAGGTCGCCGAGCGTGCGGGGGCGATCGCAACCCAAACCCGTCAGCGCATCGTCGGCGTGGTCGAGAACATGTCCTGGCTGGTGCTGCCCGACGGCACCCGCATGGAGGTGTTCGGGTCCGGCGGTGGCGACACCGTCGCCGAAAGCCTGACCCGAGTGGTGGGCACCAAAGTGCCGCTGCTGGGCCAGATCCCGCTCGATCCCGCGGTGCGCGAGGGCGGCGACGACGGTTTGCCGATCGTGCTCAGCCAGCCGGATTCGGCTGCAGGCCAGACCCTTCGCGCGGTCGCAGACAAGCTCTCCACGCGCAGCCGCGGGCTCGCGGGCATGTCGCTGAACATCGATACCGCCCGCCGGAACTAG